The Candidatus Schekmanbacteria bacterium DNA window CTCTTCGCAGTCTATCCCTTCATAAGCGGAGACCCTTTCCATTTCAGGTGTCAGTTCCCCGCTTCTTGCTTTTTCAATTAATGTCTTCATTTATTTCCGCCTTTTGCTTTCCCTTCCGGATATGTCTTTTTCATTTCAAATGCAATCTTTAAAACCTTTTCTGCCGCCTCTTTGGCGCTTCTGCCAAACACCCTGATCATTGGCTCTTTGCCTTCTCCCCCTTTGTCAAAAATAATATCAGGGCATTTTCCTTTTTTCCTCAGTATCTGCTCCACTCCCCAGTCAAGGGTTCTTCCTTCCTTTGAACTGTTGCTTTTTGGTTCGCTTTTCCTTGAAAATTCCGCAACCTCAAGACCGAGTTTTTTTGCCGCAGAAACTATTGATGGAGAATATTTTATATTCATTGAACCTGCAATGCTTTTATCAAAACTGCGCGCTGTAAGAAGGACGCGGGCAATATGGCTTGATGCTCCCATTTTGGGAGAAGACAAAACTGCAATGTCATCGCCAAGCCTTACGATCCGTCCCGGAAATGCGGCTACATCATCTATAGTATTTCCTCTCACGGTTACAGAGGCTATGTTGGTCTGGACTTCAGGGATAAGAAAACCTAATTGCCTTCCCTTTAAAATCTCAAAAGCATTCTGTGCATCTTCGATTGCTGAAAGCTTCACTGCATCGCGGACAACCCATGATGATGGATCAGGCGGGCTTATGCCGTTCCCCACTCCCTCTGAATTAATAAGTGCGTTCTCAACATATTCCTTTGCTTTGGAGACTGCACTTTTAAGGTCAAAACCACAGGCTAGTAACGATGCGATAAAAGCTGAAAACATACAGCCTATGCCATGAGTATTTTTTGACTCGATCCGCTTCCCTTCGAACAATGTAAAAGCCCTGCCATTATAAAAGACATCAACGGGTGCGCCTTTAAGATGCCCTCCCTTTACAAGTACATTTTTTGCCCCAAGTTTAACTATCACTTTTGCAGCAGACTTCATGTCATCTATATTTTTTATATTTATACCGGAAAGCACAGTCGCCTCATCAATATTGGGAGTGACAAGGATAGAGAGAGGAAATATTTTTTCGACAAGGGATTTTATAGCCTCTTTTTTAAGAAGTATGTTTCCTCCCTTTGAAACCGTTACCGGGTCAACTACGAGATTCCTCACCTTGTAATGTTTAAGTCTGGCGGCTGTCACATTTATAAGAGCGCTTGTATAGAGCATCCCTGTCTTTACAGCATCAAATTTAATATCTCTTAGGACTGCATCAAGCTGGTTTTCCACAATGTCAGCAGGCAATGAAAAAATGCTTTCAATGCCAAGAGTATTCTGTGCTGTAATGGCAGTTATGACCGTTGCACCGTAACCACCCATGCTGTTTACTACTCTTAAATCAGCCTGAACGCCTGCACCGCCCCCTGAGTCTGAGCCGGCAATAGTCAATACCTTAAACACTATGAAATAATCCTCCTGATTTTCCTGGCTTCTTCTTCTGCGTCTCCTGCGCAAAGAATAGCCCTTATCATTGCCACACCGTCTGCCCCTGCATCAATCACATCTTTGCAGTTTTCGATATCAATCCCTCCGATGGCTATGACCGGCACTGAGACGTTCTTCCTTATCAGCTTTATTCCTTCAATACCGCGCGGCTCTATCAATCCTTCTTTTGAAGGGGTCTTAAAAACAGGACCATAGGTAATATAGTCAGCGCCTTCCTTTTCAGCCGTAACTGCATCTTCAACTCCATGGCATGAAACCCCTACAATCATGGAATAGGGTTTTAACAGTTTCTTTACCTCATAAAGAGGAAGCGACTTCCATCCAAGATGTATCCCGTCAACTCCTGCTGCAATCGCGACATCAACGCGGTCGTTGATTATTATCTTTGCTGATTTCCCTGATGCTATTTTTATTTCCTGCACAAGCTTATAAAGTTCGCGGGCATTTAAATCCTTCTCGCGCACCTGGATTGAATCAACGCCGCCGCGTACAGCATCTCTCGCAATCCCGCACAAATTCCCTTTTGCAAGCGCCCTGTCTGTTACAAGGCAAAGTTTAAATGGAGTCTCTTTCAACCCGTTCAAGATATATCCTATTCGATCGTGCCATCAAAAGGGCTTGAAGCCGTTGCATAAAGTTTCTTCTGTATTCGTCCGGCAAGATAGGCAAGGCGTCCTGCATGCACTGCATATCTCATTGCCTCAGCCATGAGAAGCGGCTTTTTCGCTCCCGCGATGCCTGTGTTCATAAGCACTCCATCACAGCCAAGCTCCATTGCTATTGCAGCATCCGAGGCAGTGCCAACACCTGCATCAACAAGCACCGGGACTTTTACGGTCTCAAGGATTATTCTTATATTGTAGGGGTTCCTTATCCCAAGCCCTGAGCCAATAGGGGCGCCAAGGGGCATAACCGCAGAGGCACCGGCATCTTCAAGTTTCTTTGCCATGATTGGGTCGTCGTTTGTATATGGAAGAACTATAAAACCTTCTTTAACTAACACTTTCGTAGCTTCAAGGAGAGCCTCGTTATCGGGGAAAAGTGTTTTCTCGCTCCCTATGACCTCAAGCTTTACCATGCTTGAAAGCCCTGCTTCGCGTCCAAGGCGGGCAGTCCTTATTGCATCATCCGCTGTATAGCATGCAGCAGTGTTTGGAAGTATTGTATATTTTTTCCTGTCTATGTAATCGAGCAGGGATTCTTTCGTTGAGTCGCTTATGTTTATCCTTCGCACCGCGACAGTCACAATCTCAGCGCCTGAAAGTTCAAGCGCCTGCTTAGTCTCTTCGAAGCTTGCGTATTTTCCTGTCCCGACAATAAGCCTTGATTTGAATTTCTTATCACCGAGTATTAGATAATCTTCTGACATGTTCATCCTCCTCCAACAAAATGTATTATCTCAACAATGTCTCCGTCTTTTAAGGACACCGACATGTAATCTTCTTTTTTAATGACTTCCCTGTTAAGCTCCACGGCAACCTGTTTTCCGGCAATTCCCAAAGATTCCAGAAGTGCGTAAACCGTAAGCTCTCCGCTGAATTCTTTCAACTCACCGTTAATTTTTAATTGCATCAACTCACCGCACCAAAAATAAAAAAACCGGAAACCTAAAAGGTCCCGGCTATTATCAATAAGGCAAATCTTTGCTCCCTTCGCTGGCATTACCCAGATCAGGTTCAAAGGGTCACCCCGCAAACCGGGATTTCTCAGCCCTCATCAGGCTCCCCTAACAACCGCATATTAGACTTCCTGCTTTAATAGTCAAGGATTTTATGGAGTGGCAATTTACTCCGTAAACCCTTTTCCCTTCATATCTTCCATCCCATATTTACTTGCCGGACTTAAGCGACATATAGCTGTTGATAAGGTTGCGGTAGTCGGGGATGTGCTTAGAGAACAACATTCCCAGACCCTCAACATCATTGCGCCAGTCTCGATGCAATTCGCAGGCCACACCGAACCAGGTCATAAGTTGCGCACCTGCGGCAGACATGCGATCCCAGGCGGAATGTCGTGTAACCTCGTTGAATGTGCCCGAGGCATCTGTTACGACAAAGACTTCAAAGCCTTCCTCCAAGGCCGACAACGCCGGAAAAGCGACACATACTTCAGTCACTATGCCGGCAACGATCAACTGCTTCTTGCCGGTAGACTTTACTGCCTTGACGAACTCCTCATTATCCCAGGCATTGATCTGGCCGGGACGGGCAATGTAGGGTGCACCAGGGAAGGTTTCCTTCAACTCTGTCATCAACGGCCCATTCGGCCCATCTTCAAAACTTGTAGTTAGGATGGTTGGTAGCTTGAAATATTTTGCGAGATCGGCCAGAGCCAAGACGTTATTCCTGAATGTATCCGGATCGATATCGCGCACTAGTGACAAGAGGCCGGACTGGTGATCTACCAACAGTACAGCGGCATTGTTTTTATCAAGACGAACATAGGATTTGCTCATGGCATGACTCCTTTCATGGTTTGAGTTTAGTCTCAGACATGAATGGGTGAGAGATGATAACATACGTCATAAATCTTTTCCTCATTCTATACGCTTCTATTTTAAAATTAAATTATTGAAAAGAAATTTGCAAGGAATCTACTCGGTAAATCCTTTTCCCTTCATCTCATCTGGTTTTTAATGAACGGGAGAAACAGACTGGATTGCCCTCTATACGGGAACAATAAGAAAGACAAGTTTATCTATCTTAAATCTGAAAGATTTCCTTCCCAAAGTCCTTTATGTCTTCCTGTGAGAAGCTTCTTCCTTTTTAACCGGCTCACCAACTCACGCAGAGCCAGCTCAACCACTTCCTTTTTTGTTTTCAAGGAAGTCAATTTCTTTGCCTCGTTTATTAGTTTGTCTTCCAAAACTATATTGGTTCTTTTGGTATACATAATCATCCTTCTTTACACATTAAAAAAGCTTATTATTTTTATGCAAGCAATAAGAAAAATAGTTTATCGATAGACAATATGCGAGTAATTTACTCTGTGAATCCTTTTCCCTTCATCTCATCTGCTTTTCTGAAGAGTGCCATGCCGGTCTTCATTTTCCGCAATCCTAATTTTCTGTAAAAATCTTCTTTACCGGGAGAGGCAAAGAGGATGACATTGCACTGCGAGAGACGGGAGAGGATGTTTGTAATAATTTTAGTTCCAATCCCCTTTTTTTGGAATTCAGGGACAACAGCTACATCATAGATAGCGGCCTGATAAGCCCCATCGGAAATTGCCCTGCCAAAACCAATCAACTGTCCGTCATGATAGACAAACACAGCGACATAGCTGTTCTCAAAGGCTTTCCTGTGTATGCCGGGCTCATGATACCCCATTCCGACACGCTTTAGCGTTTCCGATACCACTTTCCACTCCACTCCGGAACATTCAAATTTAATCTCTATTTCCACAAAGACCCCCTGAGGACTGAATGGTATCAGAGTGTAACACTGAGAGTATCATGCGATATTCAATTTGTTATTTTTTAATTACTCTGCAACTTGATGGATAATCTCAGAGATATAAGTTTGATATTTTATACCTATTTTTTTTGCTTTAACTTTTATTTTTTCAATATCTTCACTATTAACTCTTATAGTCATTGTTATATCTTTCTTTCGTGATTTAAGAGACCTCTCTATTTTTTCAAGTTCTTTACCTTTTATCTTTTTATACTCACCACGCAGTAATGCGCTTTCAATCTCTCGTTCTTCTTTAGTTAATCTAATTTTTTTCATTGTTTATCTTTCAGGATTTTGTTTTTTTCTTCATTATCCACAAACCGTTGCAATATTAGAGATAAGTTTTTTGAGTATTTTAACCTTCTGAATTTTTCACAAAGCTATTTTGTCTCTCGACTTAAACATTTATGACTTACATTTGTTAGCTATGAAGATTTGACCTTATTACCCTTTTGAACTTAATACATAGACAACATCATCCTGCTCGTTTAATATCATTTTTAGTTAACTGATATATTGCTGCCTTTAAAACTTGCCAGCATATTGCAGCAGTGTGTTTATCAGGATTAAACCCACTACTAACTTGCTCATATGGGTGAATATAGTTTCTAAAATATCTTAACGAATGACTAAATTTTCGTACATCTTCCAGTAGGAGACCTACATCATATGCTACATCAATAAAATTGTTTAATGACCAATCTGGAAATTGTTTAACTTTTCCTTCCTTATCTTTTGGTGACATCTTTGATTGATTAAATTCTTTTGGATGTTTTAAAGCTATTCCAAGTAAAATACCCTCCAGTGTACTTCCTGCAAGAAATATTACAGAAAGTGGCGCAGTGACAGATAAACATTTTTTCATTTCTTCAAATCGATATTTCAATGTCTCGGTAATAACTCCATCAAGTCCAATTTTCTCAAGTGAAATTTCGCTAAACTCTCTTTTTAAAAACTCATCTTCTTCTGTTTCACTTGAACTATCTTCGAAGTTTATTTTATCAGCTTTTGCAAATATTATTTCTTTTTCATTCCTGACAACTTTCCAATTATCAAATGCGAGATATTGATTAAACTCTTTGATGAATTTGTCTAAATCAGCAAATCGACCAATGAAGTTTACTGGTGCAAACAATTTCTTGATACATTTGTCCAATTCAGGAGTACCGTTGATTTTGGAAAGCTTTTCATCTGTGTACATCCATCTTGAAGGGAATCCTTGTAAATATTGATCCTTAAATCCTAACTCATTAAAAAAACTAACTAATTGAGGGCCGGAACGATATTCCGTTTCTTCATTAATCAGGTTTCTTAATTTCTCAAGTGATTTTTTCTGAAGAATCATTTTAATCCTATATTTGAAACAATAGATGGGGACAAATCTTCGTTATCTACAAACTGCTCACTCTGAGAGATAAGTTTTTCGAAAATTTTCACCCTCTACTTTTTTCACGCAGTCATTTCGTTTCTTGTCTCACAAATTTATGACTTATATTTGTCGTTATGAAAATTTTACACTACTAGCCTCATCTTGTCTCCTTCGATTTTTATTGATCTAACACAGAATTGAGTAATGAGTCACTGAAAGATAACAATATGCCTACAACTAATTGGCATCCATCATAGCAATGTAAGCAAAAAAAACGACCTAACGCACTCGTTCAAGTGCAGCGTGTACTGGGGGGGGTCAGTCACTATATTTGGAAGTCTGCCATGAGTTAACCTCGAATAGTACGGCACAATCACCGGAATTATTCCAGACAGTTTTCTCAAGTCCCCAAAACATGAAGTGTGTTGTAGACCCATCTTGGTTCTTCTGTTCACTTGGTGTTCCCGATTTTGTATAAAGGACTACGGAGTCCCCAGCGCGTACCTCTTTTGGCTTGAACCAGTATGCGTGCCGTTGGAGGTTTGAGATTGCATTCTGAGACGTATACGTTGTGTCAAACACAATAAAGTAATTTAGGTTCGTAGTAGCAATGACTTTAAGCCACAACCGCTCTTTGTTGGCTACACCTCTGTCGACGATATTGACTATTTCAATCTTCATCTTTTTACAATCCTCCCGACAGATGCGCCCACTATAATGCATAAACCAACTATACCAGCGATGACGCCATATTCGGACTTCTCTCCCCAAAAAAACGGCATCAGACCGATGATAGCGCCCCCGAGACCTACTCCTACGCCAAAAAAAATCTCTATTGCTTTTTGAGTCAGTAATTTCTCAGAGAGTACTGCTGCTTTCTTGTCGGATTCATGATAGAGGTTTATGTATGATCTTAAATACTCCCGCTCATCATCAGCTTCTTCGAGCAGGCCGAGGATAAGCTTCTGCACGCCAGGGGAGAACAACTCTTCGTCGGTCAATTGCCTTCTAACATCTCTGAATGCTGCTCGTCGTCCAGATGGTGGCACACCAGACTCAATCGTGCCAGTTTCACGTGGTTCTGTTTCCTTTTTTTGACTGGGAGGGCCCAATGCTGAAGCCTCAGTTTTAACATCATTCATTTTTCGCCTCCATCATAATTTCAAAGACCTAACATTCCTCTTTATATTTATTCCCTGATTGTCAATTTTATACTCATCATTAAAATACTTAGTCAAGAAAAAGTGCCTATAAGATAATTTGAACGTGTAAAAAAAGATAACAAATATTATAAAATGATTTATGATTGACAATCCATTCCATCAACTCAGAAATCTTAAAAGGTAAGATAATGATATGTCCTAAATGCAAAATAGAACAGGCTGACGGAAATACTGAATGCACAAGGTGCGGGATTATTTTCGAAAAATATGAAGAGCATCAGAATTTACTTGCTGAAGAAAAGATTCCTAAGGCTTGTGATGATGAAACAGTATCTTCTCTCATCTCATTAAAAGACTTCTTGTTCTACGTAGCTCCCGGCACCAATCCCTTTTATCTTGGCGGGAGAATAATTGTTTTCTTATTCATTCTGGCCTGGAGCATAAACTTTTTCCGTTTTCCAATGGAGAGCAATCATTCGGGGGAAAGTTTCCTCCATTTCATAAACATCCCCTTCCATGAAGCAGGGCATATTATATTCATGCCCTTTGGGAGATTTATGAGCGCTCTTGGCGGCACACTGGGGCAACTGCTCATACCGTTTGCCTGTCTTTTCACTTTCCTTATAAAAACACGTGACACCTTCGGAGGATCAGTAGCATTGTGGTGGACTGGAGAAAATTTTCTTGATATTGCCCCCTATATAAATGATGCGAGGGATTTAAATCTTTTACTCCTGGGCGGAGTGACAGGAAAGGAAGTTGAGGGGCATGACTGGGAATTCATTCTTGGCAAACTACAGGCTCTCCGGTATGATCACACTATTGCAAATATTATCCATAATGCCGGAATCGTCGTGATGATTCTTTCGCTTTTATGGGGAGGGTACATTATTTTTAAACAGGTGATTTCAAGAGCATGAAGCTGATAAAGAATATTCCAATAAAAATTGATAAAGATGAGCTGTTAAAGATCCTGAAAATAAAAAAGGAGTCTGCGGGAAAAATCAATGACAATCTCGCAAGGCTGATAGATGAAGAAATAGCGCGGGGGATGAAACTCGCAAGGCCTCAGGCGCTTTATGAATTTAGAAAAGTAATAAATTCTGATGGTGACGGTGTTGAAATAGAAGGCGGCATAAAGATTGGCGAAAACACTTTCAAGAATTACATGACATCAATTGACCGAATCTGTTTTGCCCTTGTGACCATAGGTCCTGCCCTTGAAGAGGAGGCTGACAAGCTTCAAAAGGATGGCGAATACACCCGTGCAATGATACTCGATGCTGTAGGGTCAGTTGCAGTTGAAGATGCGGCAGGGAATTTAAACCACATGATTTGCGACAAATTAAAAGGGAAGAAAACCGGAATATCCCGCCGCTTCAGTCCTGGATATGGAAAGTTCAAGGTTAAGGAACAGAAAAAAATATCAGACATAATCCCATTCAAAAAAATTGGAGTGGCTCTCACATCATCATTCATGATGGTGCCTCAAAAGAGCATAAGCTTTTGCCTTTATACTGGAAAGCTTAAAAAAGAAATCCCCGGAACCTGTAATATATGCGGGATGAAGGATTGCCCTTACCGCAGCTGTTGACCGGTCTTATCTTTTTCCGGAATGAATGACCTTATCTGTTTGAGGCAGAAAAAATAGCTCAGGGTTTTTGTTGATACAAGAAGGAAGAGATAGAAAAGTGCGAAGGGCATATAAGACATGCCTTTAAGAAATATCTCATAAATATAAAAAACCGCCCCTGCCATGAAAAACAATTCTGTGAAAAGTCCTGCAATGCCTGCGCGGAAGAATCCAGTCTTCATATATGCGCCTCCCGGGATCAAAAGAGAATCCTGAAGAAGTTTCTTGTCATCCTTGAATTTTTTACCGCATGCCTGACAGCAAAAAACACCTTCTCTCAGAAGAGAAAGACAGTCAGGGCAGACATGATATGCAAACTTTACATTACCATTCTGTATGCTTCGCGGGGCGCTCAATATCCTGTTCTTAAGCCTTCCTGCAATATCTTCAATATCGGCTTTGCTAAGGTTCTCATAGGATAATGCAAGATTATCTCTGCATTTTACATCAAGGCTTTTCCAGATTCCTGCTGAGCATCTGATATCTTTTATTGCAGAATATCTTACAATTCTTATCCTGTTTCCTAAGAGCAAAGGACCGCCGGTTGATATTTCAATAAGTCTCCTGTCAGTGAATACAAGAACGACTTTTTTGACAGTGTAAGCATAACAGAGAGTTATTACCGCCTCCCAGATTTTTATCTTTTCAGCGGCAGATACCAGCGCAAGGACTTCCTCATTTTTTTCGATCAGACTGGAAAGAAGCCCGGATATCTCTTCAAATGTTTTTATTTTAGACTTAGTTTGTTTATCATTTAATACTTTACTTGGCGGATCAACGAGCACCGCCCCGGGGAACTTAAAAGCTACTGTTTTAGTATTCATAATAACGTCACTCATATAAGCCTCTATTTTTTAATTAGTCACTTTTAGAGCTATTTACAAGTGAGGGTTTCGGTTCACTGGAGGGATACTTAAGCAGTCAAATTATTTGGAGTAATTGGTAATAAAAAAGAATCGAAGGATTTAGAGATGACAAATCTGACGGCACGTTCGGGGAACGTGCCCTACAGAAGCGTAACATGTCCTACAGAAAATGATGCAGGGTCTGTGAGTTTATTTGTAGGGTCTGTGAGAATAGTTGTAGGGTCTGCTCCCCGAGCAGACCGGATAATTCATTAGAAAAGGAAGTGGTTTTCTATGAAAAAGTATTTATGAGCCAGTCACTGACGAAGTATAATGTTAAAATATTACGCTTGAGTCAGTGGTTATTGATGGGTTTAGAGGTAAGCCCGCTGATGAAATGCTTAAAACTTGCCCTCTCAATTATTTCTTCATCGGTCTGGGAGCAGTTATTCTCTTCAAGAAAAGCTTCCCAGCACTGATGCGTATAAACACATTTTGTAAAACAATACTCAGCGTATTCTTTTTCCTCAGTCAGAAAGTCTATTGGATTATCTTCTGCCTCATTTATGGCATAATAACCATTTCCAAAGCACCAGCAACCAATACATCCGAATTTCTCAGCAAGCTGACTGGATCTGTCTTTTCTTTCACCCATATTATTATCTCCTGATTAGATGTTATTTATCACTACTTCCCATGATATTCAAGAAATAATTTATTTGAGCAATTTAGTATATTCCGCCCAGCTTTACTTTTAGTTTATTACATTGTAAAATCTGTGAATGATAGATATTCATTGCCATATATTGCCTTCCATAGATGACGGTCCTGACAATATTGACGAGTCAATTGAAATGGCTAAAATTGCCGAAGCCGACGGCATAAAAAAAATAGTTGCTACCCCACATCAGCTCGAAGGCCTGTACCAGCCCAAACCGGATTATATCCTTGCTAAAATAGAAGAGCTGAACAATCTGTTAACAGACAGGGGGTGCAATGTTGAAATCCTTCCCGGTTCCGATGCGCACATTTCCCATGATCTAATAAGCAAGATCGAGTCAAATGAAGTTTTTACGCTAAACCGGAAAAACCACATTCTCCTTGAGTTTCCAAATCAGTTTGTATCCGAAAGGATAAAAGAGCTTTTATCAAGTCTTATTTTAAAACGGATCACACCTGTAATCAGCCATCCTGAAAGAAATTTGATGTTTCAGCGCAACCCGAACCTTCTGTTTGAAATGATAGGAATCGGAGCGCTTTCTCAGATAACCGCAATGAGTGTGATTGGAGAATTTGGATATGATGCAAAAAAATCGGCAAAAAAATTCATCTCCCACAGGATGGTTCATTTTGTCGCATCTGACGCACATTCATCAGTGGGAAGGACTCCTGAAATAAGCATTTGCATCAAGCATCTTAAGAAAATCATATCTGAAGATGAAGTCGAAGAGATTCTTTTTACGAACCCGGAACTCGTTATACTGGGAAAGAGCGTCTATCCGCGCCAGGCGGAAAAAATACGATCCTTTTTTGGCCTCTTTGGGTAAATAAAAAAAAGGCGGCATCCGGACTCGAACCGGAGAATAACGGTTTTGCAGACCGCTGCCTTAGCCACTTGGCTATGCCGCCGGATTGATTTCTTTCTGCCAAAAAGCAAAAAAAAAGCGGGAAACGGGGCTCGAACCCGCGACCCCGACCTTGGCAAGGTCGTGCTCTACCAGCTGAGCTATTCCCGCAATAATGCAAAAAGAGATAATACAAATTCAAAGCCGTTTGTCAATCGGAAAGGGAAGCCCTAGAGTTTTCAACATTATTTCTTCATAGCTTGAAAATAATTATTTTTGTGTCTTGATAGCTGATTAGATACTTCGCAGCTAAAAATTTTCCAATAGGGCTAACTTTTAAAAAGTTTTTACTATTATTTTCTTTTTTCTCAAAGGACATCACAAGAAATGCCGTGCCATTATCACTATTGTGCTTAATCCATTTCTTATTTAGCTTGCTTAAGGAGTGATGGACTGTCTTTCTTTCACAGTAATACGTAAACTGAACCCACCTCGGTTTATCATTTACAAAAGCAACAAGTGAATCCCGCTGTGCTATTCTCTGTGTTATCATACCTGCCTTGAGAGTTTGCTCGGAATGGAGCCTGTAATAATTTTTCACATAGACCGGAACAAGACAACAGAAAAAAAACAGAATTACTGCGACAAATGCAGTCCGGAACCGTTCGTATTTTCCAGTTTTCTGAAAGAAAACTGAAATCCAGCCAGCAGAGTAGTATATAAAAGCACCGATCATAATTGAAGCCGGCACCATAAGAGGAACCTGATAATAATTATGCTTCATGCTTCCACGCGCAAACATGATAATAAAGACAAACATCCCGACCATCCATGCTTTAATATACCCTTGCTCCGGCTTCTCTTTTCTCAAAAAAATTCCACCTGCAAATAATAATAAACCAAGGGGAGTTAACGCATTCAAAAACATCTCAAAGATTGTAAGATAGAAACGCGGATCAATCAGAATATGAATATCAGCAAAACGCCAGGTGCCGCTCCCTTCGCTTCCGAAGATAGTTATCCCGCTCCATTTATAAGTCCAATAAGAATGTAAATACCATAAGATATTTGGAACAAGGACAATGATGGAGAAAATGACAGCTTTAGAGCTCAACAATCTTCTCTTCCTGTACCAGATGTATGCAAGCGGGATTGCAAGATATACTGCTGCCATAAGCTTTATCAACAATGCCAGGCTTGCTGCAACCGCCGAGAACAGGAAATATCTGTTTTTCTCTTTTTCACTCCACATTATGGAATAGAAAATTGAACATGTGGTGAAGAAAGAGAGCATCGGTTCGGGTATAAAAGCCCTGGTGAAAAAAAGATTGAGAGGAAGTATGGAGAATGAAAAAGAAGCTAAAAGAGCTATTTCCTGATTCCATAACTTCCTCGTAAGCTTATAGATAAACAATAAAGTTATGGTAAAAAAAAAGATTGATATCAATCTTCCCAAGTATTCATTTACACCGAAAAGCTTATAAAGCAGGGCAACAGCATAAGGATAAATAGGAAATTCTGTTTGTGCGTAGCCGGAAGATTTGCCTGCCCAGTCAACCTGAGGATAGAGAAAATTCATCCCATTATTAGAAAAATTCCTGGCTATCATAGCTCTGTTCGTTTGTCTCCAAGCATGTTCATCTGCAATTGGATTGTCGATGCAAATAAAACGTATAGAAACAGAAAAGATGATAATCAGAATAAGAGCATAATTTGCTTTTTCTCTTGTCAGTAACATTATTTATTTTTTATATGCTAAAATTTAGACTTCACAAATCAATATTTGCTGGAAATATTTTTTTACATTATATTTGATTCTAGTTT harbors:
- a CDS encoding glycosyltransferase family 39 protein — protein: MLLTREKANYALILIIIFSVSIRFICIDNPIADEHAWRQTNRAMIARNFSNNGMNFLYPQVDWAGKSSGYAQTEFPIYPYAVALLYKLFGVNEYLGRLISIFFFTITLLFIYKLTRKLWNQEIALLASFSFSILPLNLFFTRAFIPEPMLSFFTTCSIFYSIMWSEKEKNRYFLFSAVAASLALLIKLMAAVYLAIPLAYIWYRKRRLLSSKAVIFSIIVLVPNILWYLHSYWTYKWSGITIFGSEGSGTWRFADIHILIDPRFYLTIFEMFLNALTPLGLLLFAGGIFLRKEKPEQGYIKAWMVGMFVFIIMFARGSMKHNYYQVPLMVPASIMIGAFIYYSAGWISVFFQKTGKYERFRTAFVAVILFFFCCLVPVYVKNYYRLHSEQTLKAGMITQRIAQRDSLVAFVNDKPRWVQFTYYCERKTVHHSLSKLNKKWIKHNSDNGTAFLVMSFEKKENNSKNFLKVSPIGKFLAAKYLISYQDTKIIIFKL
- a CDS encoding tyrosine protein phosphatase, with translation MIDIHCHILPSIDDGPDNIDESIEMAKIAEADGIKKIVATPHQLEGLYQPKPDYILAKIEELNNLLTDRGCNVEILPGSDAHISHDLISKIESNEVFTLNRKNHILLEFPNQFVSERIKELLSSLILKRITPVISHPERNLMFQRNPNLLFEMIGIGALSQITAMSVIGEFGYDAKKSAKKFISHRMVHFVASDAHSSVGRTPEISICIKHLKKIISEDEVEEILFTNPELVILGKSVYPRQAEKIRSFFGLFG